In the Kitasatospora terrestris genome, one interval contains:
- a CDS encoding sugar ABC transporter permease has protein sequence MRHGKYPFIVGFLFLPIVLYVGLVLWPYAQTFGYSLTDWSGASQEMNFVGLDNYTRLLDDEVFGNALWHNLLLLILLPVVTILIALFFAFMLNVGGKGGTGGVQGVKGAGFYKVVFFFPQVLSIAILAVLWGAVYRTDQSGLANGVLIKLGLASVDQPVQWLSDPDMVMWCVLAVLVWSGVGFYLVLFSAAMQSIPKDIYEAALLDGAKRGQTFFKITLPLLWETVQTAWVYLAIVAMDAFALVSSITPGAYFGGGPDHHSELISTYLMRSFLRNGEAGYACAMGVVIFFFTLILTVVSLWATKRDKIEY, from the coding sequence ATGCGTCACGGCAAGTACCCCTTCATCGTGGGGTTCCTCTTTCTTCCGATCGTGCTGTACGTGGGCCTGGTGCTGTGGCCCTACGCGCAGACCTTCGGATACTCCCTGACCGATTGGTCAGGAGCGAGCCAGGAGATGAACTTCGTCGGCCTGGACAACTACACGAGACTCCTCGATGACGAGGTCTTCGGCAACGCTCTGTGGCACAACCTGCTGCTGCTGATCCTGCTGCCGGTCGTGACCATCCTGATCGCGCTGTTCTTCGCCTTCATGCTGAACGTCGGTGGCAAGGGCGGCACCGGCGGCGTCCAGGGTGTGAAGGGCGCCGGCTTCTACAAGGTCGTGTTCTTCTTCCCGCAGGTGCTGTCCATCGCGATCCTCGCGGTGCTCTGGGGCGCGGTCTACCGCACCGACCAGAGCGGCCTGGCCAACGGCGTCCTGATCAAGCTCGGCCTGGCCTCCGTCGACCAGCCGGTGCAGTGGCTGTCCGACCCGGACATGGTCATGTGGTGCGTGCTCGCGGTGCTGGTCTGGTCCGGCGTCGGCTTCTACCTGGTGCTCTTCTCGGCCGCCATGCAGTCGATCCCGAAGGACATCTACGAGGCCGCCCTGCTGGACGGCGCCAAGCGCGGGCAGACCTTCTTCAAGATCACCCTGCCGCTGCTCTGGGAGACCGTCCAGACCGCCTGGGTCTACCTGGCCATCGTCGCCATGGACGCCTTCGCGCTGGTCTCCTCGATCACCCCGGGCGCCTACTTCGGCGGCGGCCCCGACCACCACTCCGAGCTGATCTCGACCTACCTGATGCGCAGCTTCCTGCGCAACGGCGAGGCCGGCTACGCGTGTGCCATGGGTGTCGTGATCTTCTTCTTCACCCTGATCCTGACCGTCGTCTCGCTCTGGGCAACCAAGCGCGACAAGATCGAGTACTGA
- a CDS encoding carbohydrate ABC transporter permease translates to MATIDKTASVPGQRGTGSKPAQDRTQRFGEGGGVLNVFSHGFLAVWAILIVLPLGWVVLGSFKTDSQINGSAWSWPAAFHFDAFGRAWEKGIGGFFMNTIIVLLGSVTLTMLLGSMAAYVLARYEFKGNKVIYYLFVAGSMFPVYLALVPLFFMVRNLGEISPYLGLNSYAGLILVYVAYSLPFTVFFMYSFFRTLPTAVHEAAMLDGCSHARAFFQIMVPMAKPGLISVGIFNILGQWNQYILPVTLMQPTTAGEADHSMLAQGLVNLALQSGYKSDAPALFAGMTIAMLPVLVVYLSFQRQVQAGLTSATLK, encoded by the coding sequence ATGGCGACTATCGACAAGACCGCGAGCGTTCCCGGTCAGCGCGGCACCGGCAGCAAGCCGGCCCAGGACCGCACCCAGCGCTTCGGCGAGGGCGGCGGCGTCCTGAACGTCTTCTCGCACGGCTTCCTGGCCGTCTGGGCGATCCTGATCGTCCTGCCGCTCGGCTGGGTCGTGCTCGGCTCCTTCAAGACCGACTCCCAGATCAACGGCTCCGCCTGGAGCTGGCCCGCGGCCTTCCACTTCGACGCCTTCGGACGGGCGTGGGAGAAGGGCATCGGCGGGTTCTTCATGAACACGATCATCGTGCTGCTCGGCTCGGTGACCCTGACCATGCTGCTCGGCTCGATGGCGGCCTACGTGCTCGCCCGGTACGAGTTCAAGGGCAACAAGGTCATCTACTACCTGTTCGTGGCCGGCTCGATGTTCCCGGTGTACCTGGCGCTCGTGCCGCTGTTCTTCATGGTCCGCAACCTCGGTGAGATCTCGCCGTACCTGGGCCTGAACAGCTACGCCGGCCTGATCCTGGTGTACGTCGCGTACTCGCTGCCGTTCACCGTGTTCTTCATGTACTCGTTCTTCCGGACGCTGCCGACCGCGGTGCACGAGGCCGCGATGCTCGACGGGTGCTCGCACGCCCGGGCGTTCTTCCAGATCATGGTCCCGATGGCGAAGCCCGGCCTGATCAGCGTCGGCATCTTCAACATCCTCGGCCAGTGGAACCAGTACATCCTGCCGGTCACCCTGATGCAGCCGACCACGGCGGGCGAGGCCGACCACTCGATGCTGGCCCAGGGCCTGGTCAACCTCGCGCTCCAGTCCGGCTACAAGAGCGACGCCCCGGCGCTGTTCGCCGGCATGACGATCGCGATGCTGCCGGTGCTGGTGGTCTACCTGTCCTTCCAGCGCCAGGTCCAGGCGGGCCTGACCAGCGCCACCCTGAAGTAG
- the ngcE gene encoding N-acetylglucosamine/diacetylchitobiose ABC transporter substrate-binding protein, with product MGSATEYNRRDIFKRAAGVAVLAAGGGSLLAACAGGTGSSADKGAKAAGGFNLADAKNPFGVKEADGLEVFIFDGGYGNEYAKAFEAMYSKQFPGAKINHQADKDVTGKLQPRFNAGSPPDVIDDSGAKQMKLDVLAESNQLTDLAPLLDAPYIDDPSKKVRDVLMPGTIESGKAKDGKVYNLSYVYTVWGFWYSGKLFKDNGWTAPKTWAEFITLCEQIKAKGIAPLAHQGKYPYYINVVMMDMIAKQGGLDLMKRIDTLDATAWDDPAVKTVVEAFYQVVDKDYLLPGTNGMTHTESQTAWNQYKAAFIPSGSWLENEQLPTTPADFDMKFLPMPSLPGDKLPFEAIRAGSGEPFIVPSKAKNVAGGLEFLRKMLTKEASGKFAQTANSLTCLKDGVGPEVQLKPGTASTVVALKAAGANVFNFQYPNTASKFDEDLQNASGELMAKRITPAEWIKRAKESATKNKTA from the coding sequence ATGGGCTCTGCAACCGAGTACAACCGTCGTGACATCTTCAAGCGGGCGGCCGGCGTGGCCGTGCTCGCGGCCGGCGGCGGTTCGCTGCTCGCCGCCTGTGCCGGTGGCACCGGCAGCAGCGCCGACAAGGGCGCCAAGGCTGCCGGCGGCTTCAACCTGGCCGACGCCAAGAACCCGTTCGGCGTCAAGGAGGCCGACGGCCTCGAGGTCTTCATCTTCGACGGCGGCTACGGCAACGAGTACGCGAAGGCCTTCGAGGCCATGTACTCGAAGCAGTTCCCGGGTGCGAAGATCAACCACCAGGCCGACAAGGACGTCACCGGCAAGCTGCAGCCGCGCTTCAACGCCGGCTCCCCGCCGGACGTCATCGACGACTCGGGCGCCAAGCAGATGAAGCTGGACGTCCTCGCCGAGTCCAACCAGCTGACCGACCTCGCCCCGCTGCTGGACGCGCCGTACATCGACGACCCGTCGAAGAAGGTCCGCGACGTCCTGATGCCCGGCACCATCGAGTCCGGCAAGGCGAAGGACGGCAAGGTCTACAACCTGTCCTACGTCTACACCGTCTGGGGCTTCTGGTACTCCGGCAAGCTCTTCAAGGACAACGGCTGGACCGCCCCGAAGACCTGGGCCGAGTTCATCACCCTGTGCGAGCAGATCAAGGCCAAGGGCATCGCCCCGCTCGCCCACCAGGGCAAGTACCCGTACTACATCAACGTCGTCATGATGGACATGATCGCCAAGCAGGGCGGCCTGGACCTCATGAAGCGGATCGACACCCTCGACGCCACCGCCTGGGACGACCCGGCCGTCAAGACCGTGGTCGAGGCCTTCTACCAGGTCGTCGACAAGGACTACCTGCTCCCCGGCACCAACGGCATGACCCACACCGAGTCGCAGACGGCGTGGAACCAGTACAAGGCCGCCTTCATCCCCTCCGGCTCCTGGCTGGAGAACGAGCAGCTGCCGACCACCCCGGCCGACTTCGACATGAAGTTCCTGCCGATGCCGTCGCTGCCGGGTGACAAGCTGCCCTTCGAGGCCATCCGCGCCGGCTCCGGCGAGCCCTTCATCGTCCCGTCCAAGGCCAAGAACGTGGCCGGCGGCCTGGAGTTCCTGCGCAAGATGCTGACCAAGGAGGCCTCGGGCAAGTTCGCCCAGACCGCCAACAGCCTCACCTGCCTCAAGGACGGCGTCGGCCCCGAGGTCCAGCTGAAGCCGGGCACCGCCTCGACCGTCGTCGCCCTGAAGGCGGCCGGCGCCAACGTCTTCAACTTCCAGTACCCGAACACCGCCTCCAAGTTCGACGAGGACCTGCAGAACGCCTCGGGCGAGCTGATGGCCAAGCGCATCACTCCGGCGGAGTGGATCAAGCGCGCCAAGGAGTCGGCCACCAAGAACAAGACCGCCTGA
- a CDS encoding glycoside hydrolase family 18 protein, with translation MTRRTSAVLAIATLGALIASPATADAHQGLKGQRVGYFTQWGIYSGFSAKKVQDSGQAGKLTVINYAFGNVSAEGTCFEANAAGVGDAWADYQRPVGAEESVDDVADTAEQPLKGNFNQLRKLKAKNPQLKVVISLGGWSWSKYFSDAAATDASRKKFVASCIDLYLKGNLPQLGSAEGGQGAGAGVFDGIDIDWEYPGGGGDAGNVVRPEDGRNYTLLMQEFRRQLDALSGRKGPHYLLTAAVPAGEAKADQLEIPKVAKSVDWLNLMTYDLHGPWESLGPTDHQANLYTDPDDVATSNGRLSADRVVRHYLDKGLPPKKAVLGVPFYGYGWTGVQAGDKFGLYQAATGLARGGNLPYNQIKDLPGTVHYDRAHGATWKYDGTEFWSYDTPELLTRKAEYTRCQGLGGVMVWALDNDDSQGSLVTALDRGLR, from the coding sequence ATGACCAGACGCACATCGGCAGTACTGGCGATCGCCACCCTGGGCGCGCTGATCGCCTCCCCGGCGACCGCGGACGCCCATCAGGGCCTCAAGGGCCAGCGGGTCGGCTACTTCACCCAGTGGGGCATCTACAGCGGCTTCTCCGCCAAGAAGGTGCAGGACTCCGGGCAGGCCGGGAAGCTCACCGTCATCAACTACGCCTTCGGCAACGTCTCCGCCGAGGGCACCTGCTTCGAGGCCAACGCCGCAGGGGTCGGCGACGCCTGGGCCGACTACCAGCGGCCGGTCGGCGCCGAGGAGTCGGTGGACGACGTGGCCGACACCGCGGAGCAGCCGCTGAAGGGCAACTTCAACCAGTTGCGCAAGCTCAAGGCGAAGAACCCGCAGCTCAAGGTGGTGATCTCGCTCGGCGGGTGGAGCTGGTCCAAGTACTTCTCGGACGCGGCCGCCACCGATGCCTCGCGGAAGAAGTTCGTCGCCTCCTGCATCGACCTCTACCTCAAGGGCAACCTGCCGCAGCTCGGCTCCGCCGAGGGCGGCCAGGGGGCCGGCGCCGGGGTGTTCGACGGCATCGACATCGACTGGGAGTACCCGGGCGGCGGCGGTGACGCGGGCAACGTGGTGCGCCCCGAGGACGGCCGGAACTACACCCTGCTGATGCAGGAGTTCCGCCGCCAGCTGGACGCGCTGAGCGGCCGCAAGGGCCCGCACTACCTGCTGACCGCCGCGGTGCCGGCCGGCGAGGCCAAGGCCGACCAGCTGGAGATCCCCAAGGTCGCCAAGTCGGTGGACTGGCTCAACCTGATGACCTACGACCTGCACGGTCCGTGGGAGTCGCTGGGCCCGACCGACCACCAGGCCAACCTCTACACCGACCCGGACGACGTGGCGACCAGCAACGGCCGGCTCAGCGCCGACCGGGTGGTCCGGCACTACCTGGACAAGGGCCTGCCGCCGAAGAAGGCGGTGCTGGGCGTGCCGTTCTACGGCTACGGCTGGACCGGCGTGCAGGCGGGCGACAAGTTCGGCCTGTACCAGGCCGCGACCGGCCTCGCCCGGGGCGGCAACCTGCCGTACAACCAGATCAAGGACCTGCCGGGCACCGTCCACTACGACCGGGCGCACGGCGCGACCTGGAAGTACGACGGCACCGAGTTCTGGTCGTACGACACCCCCGAGCTGCTCACCAGGAAGGCCGAGTACACCCGTTGCCAGGGGCTCGGCGGCGTGATGGTGTGGGCGCTCGACAACGACGACAGCCAGGGCTCGCTGGTAACGGCGTTGGACAGGGGTCTGCGGTAG